Within the Saccharopolyspora gloriosae genome, the region CCCTGCGGCTGGCCGCCCTGCTGCTGGCCGCCCTGCTGCTGCCAGTGCCGCATCGCGTGCTGCACCAAAGCGATCAGCGCCTGCTTGGTGGACTGCTGATCCCGGGCATCGCACGGTCCGATCGGCACGTGCGGGCCGATCGCCATCGCCTCCCGGATCTCCTCCATGCGGTGCTGCAGATCGCCGTTGAAAGCGTTCACCGCGATCAGATACGGCAAGCCGCGATCCTCGAAGAAGTCCACTGCGGAGAACGAATCCGCCAGCCTGCGGGTGTCGACCAGAACGACCGCGCCGATCGCGCCTTTGACGAGGTCATCCCACATGAACCAGAAACG harbors:
- a CDS encoding ATP/GTP-binding protein, whose product is MVVAGGFGVGKTTFVGSVSEIVPLTTEAVMTEASAGVDDLAATPDKTSTTVAMDFGRISLDSDLILYLFGTPGQQRFWFMWDDLVKGAIGAVVLVDTRRLADSFSAVDFFEDRGLPYLIAVNAFNGDLQHRMEEIREAMAIGPHVPIGPCDARDQQSTKQALIALVQHAMRHWQQQGGQQQGGQPQGGQQPLR